A genomic stretch from Molothrus ater isolate BHLD 08-10-18 breed brown headed cowbird unplaced genomic scaffold, BPBGC_Mater_1.1 matUn_MA122, whole genome shotgun sequence includes:
- the LOC118701045 gene encoding ribonuclease H2 subunit C-like produces the protein MAAPVRVRVPAGAPPEPLPVQLLPCRVQHDGPAPVAAFLRARPGPGGDLWASFRGRRLGGRELPLPPGYTGVVLRGGEPGEPPLGDPQAGSVTVTGTFGAITDWGGDTVPPPGRGLARALQWGPLAQALHAPVTEDSEEEAEP, from the exons ATGGCGGCTCCGGTTCGGGTCCGGGTTCCTGCCGGGGCTCccccggagccgctcccggtccagctcctgccctgccgggTCCAGCACGACGGACCCGCCCCTGTGGCCGCGTTCCTGagggcgcggcccggcccgggcggcG ATCTCTGGGCCTCGTTCCGGGGGCGCCGTTTGGGGGGTCGGGAGCTGCCGCTGCCCCCCGGCTACACGGGGGTGGTGCTGAGGGGGGGGGAGCCCGGAGAGCCCCCCCTGGGCGACCCCCAG GCCGGGTCGGTGACAGTGACGGGGACGTTCGGGGCCATCACGGACTGGGGGGGTGACACCGTCCCCCCCCCCGGGCGGGGCCTGGCCCGGGCCCTGCAGTGGGGACCCCTGGCCCAGGCC ctccaCGCCCCTGTGACTGAGGACAGCGAGGAGGAGGCGGAACCATGA
- the LOC129047112 gene encoding basic proline-rich protein-like isoform X1: MAGGSPWARLAAALAPPAPPALRRPRPSLRHQTELLLLLLDSPPCPDGSAGGDDWSSDGSGPDGSGSGPGGALLALLAEPPPGPPRSLLLVAALSVLAARGDRSGLAALAALLQRPGGAGGAPAAAAECLRELRRIRAVPGTPLGTPPETPLGTPPGTIGTPGTPGRGCPALQPLLLLRAEGAGDPADPWGEAGLDPGSAFGLAPPARAQLLHLPHFGAGGGVPGAPPVLASADPAPVQAALLGGALGAGGAPRLAALALHPALPPPPAPLLPPLPPPGGGRGPPESAPPPPGAAPPFGGRAVPGGGRRRRGPPRAVPAPFRGGRGALRPPPNPGGGCETPDPRPPPNNLGGARVALGAGGVFGGGSPRCVLPGRSRLLPPIRGGPGAGVGGRGSEIIGGGSPRGPPAPAGARQGFGGVPGGGCDGAGAAGPPAPPRLPPAPGGAEGAAGPPRDPPPNAAPAPGVPAEGAGGRGGRLGGGSGGPERRRPPPAPRGGPAVPPPAPGPPLILGRGRPRPVGSLPPAGGAGGRAGPPQIGRGFGAPSALRSRPPSPKRLRGGVRGGRPPLAAARAPPAPPPLPPRAPPPRSASPPEPPRTPRVGGGRCWRGGGGPCPSPCGCAWSLWGGPKPRGLLPKLGTPGPLPKLGPRPPPCWRCRCYWGGAGPGPRGLWRRWGGVSGGLGAGPS, from the exons ATGGCGGGGGGGAGCCCCTGGGCCCGGCTCGCGGCCGCGCtcgcgccccccgcgccccccgccctgcgccggccccgcccctctTTACGTCATCAG acggagctgctgctgctgctgctcgaTTCCCCGCCGTGCCCGGATGGTTCCGCGGGGGGCGATGATTGGAGCTCCGACGGTTCCGGTCCCGACGGCTCCGGTTCGGGTCCcgggggggctctgctggcgCTGCTGGCCGAGCCGCCCCCGGGCCCCCCCCGCTCGCTGCTGCTCGTGGCCGCTCTCTCGGTGCTCGCGGCCCGCGGGGACCGCTCGGGGCTGGCGGCGCTGGCGGCGCTGCTGCAGCgcccggggggcgcggggggggccccggcggcggccgccgAGTGCCTGCGGGAGCTGCGCCGCATCAGGGCCGTGCCCGGGACCCCCCTCGGGACCCCCCCCGAGACCCCCCTCGGGACCCCCCCAGGGACCAtcgggacccccgggacccccggccggggctgccccgcgctgcagccgctgctgctgctgagggcgGAGGGGGCGGGAG atcCAGCGGATCCCTGGGGAGAGGCGGGGCTGGATCCCG gctctgccttcGGCCTCGCCCCCCCCGCCCGGGCCCAGCTCCTTCATCTCCCTCATTTCGGTGCCGGGGGGGGCGTCCCGGGAGCGCCCCCGGTTTTGGCCTCAGCGGACCCGGCCCCGGTGCAGGCGGCGCTGCTGGGGGGGGCTCTCGGCGCGGGGGGGGCGCCGCGATTGGCGGCGCTGGCGCTGCACCCCgccctgccccccccccctgcgcctcttcttcctcctctgcctcctccaggGGGGGGGCGGGGACCCCCAGAATCCGCCCCGCCCCCCCCCGGAGCTGCCCCCCCATTTGGCGGCCGCGCTGTTCCcgggggggggcggcggcgccggggaCCCCCCCGAGCTGTTCCTGCCCCGTTTCGAGGCGGCCGCGGCGCTTTGcgcccccccccaaatcccgggGGGGGCTGCGAGACCCCCGACCCCCGACCCCCCCCAAATAATCTCGGGGGGGCGCGAGTGGCTCTGGGGGCTGGTGGagtttttgggggggggtccccCCGATGTGTTCTGCCGGGCCGTTCTCGCCTATTGCCGCCGATtcgggggggtcccggggcggGAGTTGGGGGTCGCGGCTCAGAAATTATTGGGGGGGGGTCACCCCGCGGCCCCCCCGCACCTGCTGGAGCTCGCCaaggttttgggggggtccctggggggggCTGTGATGGCGCAGGTGCTGCGGGCCCGCCCGCCCCCCCCCGGCTCCCCCCAGCTCCGGGCGGTGCTGAAGGTGCTGCgggacccccccgggacccccccccaaatGCTGCCCCAGCTCCGGGGGTACCTGCGGAGGGCGCTGGCGGCCGGGGGGGGCGGCTgggggggggctcagggggtcCTGAGCGCCGCCGCCCCCCTCCTGCCCCGCGGGGGGGTCCCGCTGtgcccccccccgccccgggaccccccctcattttggggagggggcgaCCCCGACCTGTGGGATCGCTGCcgcctgcagggggcgctgGCGGCCGCGCTGGGCCCCCCCAAATTGGCCGCGGTTTTGGGGCCCCCTCCGCGCTGCGCTCCcgccccccctccccaaaacgGCTCCGGGGGGGGGTCCGGGGGGGGCGCCCCCCCCTCGCTGCTGCCCGCGCCCCCCCCGCTCCGCCTCCGCTGCCTCCCcgggccccccccccccgttcTGCGTCccccccggagccccccaggaccccGAGGGTTGGGGGGGGGCGCTGCTGGCGGGGGGGGGGCGGCCCGTGCCCCTCCCCCTGCGGCTGCGCCTGGAGCCTCTGGGGGGGCCCCAAACCGAGGGGACTCCTCCCCAAACTGGGGAccccgggacccctccccaaattgGGGCCCCGCCCCCCCCCGTGCTGGCGCTGCAGGTGCTACTgggggggggcggggcctgggCCGAGGGGGCTCTGGCGGCGCTGGGGGGGGGTCTCGGGGGGGTTGGGGGCGGGGCCGAGCTGA
- the LOC129047112 gene encoding basic proline-rich protein-like isoform X2, with amino-acid sequence MAGGSPWARLAAALAPPAPPALRRPRPSLRHQTELLLLLLDSPPCPDGSAGGDDWSSDGSGPDGSGSGPGGALLALLAEPPPGPPRSLLLVAALSVLAARGDRSGLAALAALLQRPGGAGGAPAAAAECLRELRRIRAVPGTPLGTPPETPLGTPPGTIGTPGTPGRGCPALQPLLLLRAEGAGGSAFGLAPPARAQLLHLPHFGAGGGVPGAPPVLASADPAPVQAALLGGALGAGGAPRLAALALHPALPPPPAPLLPPLPPPGGGRGPPESAPPPPGAAPPFGGRAVPGGGRRRRGPPRAVPAPFRGGRGALRPPPNPGGGCETPDPRPPPNNLGGARVALGAGGVFGGGSPRCVLPGRSRLLPPIRGGPGAGVGGRGSEIIGGGSPRGPPAPAGARQGFGGVPGGGCDGAGAAGPPAPPRLPPAPGGAEGAAGPPRDPPPNAAPAPGVPAEGAGGRGGRLGGGSGGPERRRPPPAPRGGPAVPPPAPGPPLILGRGRPRPVGSLPPAGGAGGRAGPPQIGRGFGAPSALRSRPPSPKRLRGGVRGGRPPLAAARAPPAPPPLPPRAPPPRSASPPEPPRTPRVGGGRCWRGGGGPCPSPCGCAWSLWGGPKPRGLLPKLGTPGPLPKLGPRPPPCWRCRCYWGGAGPGPRGLWRRWGGVSGGLGAGPS; translated from the exons ATGGCGGGGGGGAGCCCCTGGGCCCGGCTCGCGGCCGCGCtcgcgccccccgcgccccccgccctgcgccggccccgcccctctTTACGTCATCAG acggagctgctgctgctgctgctcgaTTCCCCGCCGTGCCCGGATGGTTCCGCGGGGGGCGATGATTGGAGCTCCGACGGTTCCGGTCCCGACGGCTCCGGTTCGGGTCCcgggggggctctgctggcgCTGCTGGCCGAGCCGCCCCCGGGCCCCCCCCGCTCGCTGCTGCTCGTGGCCGCTCTCTCGGTGCTCGCGGCCCGCGGGGACCGCTCGGGGCTGGCGGCGCTGGCGGCGCTGCTGCAGCgcccggggggcgcggggggggccccggcggcggccgccgAGTGCCTGCGGGAGCTGCGCCGCATCAGGGCCGTGCCCGGGACCCCCCTCGGGACCCCCCCCGAGACCCCCCTCGGGACCCCCCCAGGGACCAtcgggacccccgggacccccggccggggctgccccgcgctgcagccgctgctgctgctgagggcgGAGGGGGCGGGAG gctctgccttcGGCCTCGCCCCCCCCGCCCGGGCCCAGCTCCTTCATCTCCCTCATTTCGGTGCCGGGGGGGGCGTCCCGGGAGCGCCCCCGGTTTTGGCCTCAGCGGACCCGGCCCCGGTGCAGGCGGCGCTGCTGGGGGGGGCTCTCGGCGCGGGGGGGGCGCCGCGATTGGCGGCGCTGGCGCTGCACCCCgccctgccccccccccctgcgcctcttcttcctcctctgcctcctccaggGGGGGGGCGGGGACCCCCAGAATCCGCCCCGCCCCCCCCCGGAGCTGCCCCCCCATTTGGCGGCCGCGCTGTTCCcgggggggggcggcggcgccggggaCCCCCCCGAGCTGTTCCTGCCCCGTTTCGAGGCGGCCGCGGCGCTTTGcgcccccccccaaatcccgggGGGGGCTGCGAGACCCCCGACCCCCGACCCCCCCCAAATAATCTCGGGGGGGCGCGAGTGGCTCTGGGGGCTGGTGGagtttttgggggggggtccccCCGATGTGTTCTGCCGGGCCGTTCTCGCCTATTGCCGCCGATtcgggggggtcccggggcggGAGTTGGGGGTCGCGGCTCAGAAATTATTGGGGGGGGGTCACCCCGCGGCCCCCCCGCACCTGCTGGAGCTCGCCaaggttttgggggggtccctggggggggCTGTGATGGCGCAGGTGCTGCGGGCCCGCCCGCCCCCCCCCGGCTCCCCCCAGCTCCGGGCGGTGCTGAAGGTGCTGCgggacccccccgggacccccccccaaatGCTGCCCCAGCTCCGGGGGTACCTGCGGAGGGCGCTGGCGGCCGGGGGGGGCGGCTgggggggggctcagggggtcCTGAGCGCCGCCGCCCCCCTCCTGCCCCGCGGGGGGGTCCCGCTGtgcccccccccgccccgggaccccccctcattttggggagggggcgaCCCCGACCTGTGGGATCGCTGCcgcctgcagggggcgctgGCGGCCGCGCTGGGCCCCCCCAAATTGGCCGCGGTTTTGGGGCCCCCTCCGCGCTGCGCTCCcgccccccctccccaaaacgGCTCCGGGGGGGGGTCCGGGGGGGGCGCCCCCCCCTCGCTGCTGCCCGCGCCCCCCCCGCTCCGCCTCCGCTGCCTCCCcgggccccccccccccgttcTGCGTCccccccggagccccccaggaccccGAGGGTTGGGGGGGGGCGCTGCTGGCGGGGGGGGGGCGGCCCGTGCCCCTCCCCCTGCGGCTGCGCCTGGAGCCTCTGGGGGGGCCCCAAACCGAGGGGACTCCTCCCCAAACTGGGGAccccgggacccctccccaaattgGGGCCCCGCCCCCCCCCGTGCTGGCGCTGCAGGTGCTACTgggggggggcggggcctgggCCGAGGGGGCTCTGGCGGCGCTGGGGGGGGGTCTCGGGGGGGTTGGGGGCGGGGCCGAGCTGA
- the LOC118701050 gene encoding putative transcription factor Ovo-like 1, with amino-acid sequence MPRAFLVKKPVVATAKRNWSELPDEQRAEIYVPICLGGCPLRRDPEPAVGEAPASPVSPLDMTLPPRAPPGPFLHPKGKVPSGPLGAPLPPGLPLAGGVPVGVPVAGGVPGGSELFSCPVCHKSFGFQRMLNRHLKCHSEVKRHRCPYCGKGFNDTFDLKRHVRTHTGVRPYKCSLCDKAFTQRCSLESHLRKIHGVAQRYGYKERRAKLYVCEECGGTADSQDAHLAHLRQRHPHSPLLAKLARKAAATPAPRPAPPRAAPPP; translated from the exons ATGCCGCGCGCGTTCCTGGTGAAGAAGCCGGTGGTGGCCACGGCCAAGCGCAACTGGAGCGAGCTCCCGGACGAGCAGCGGGCCGAGATCTACGTGCCCA TCTGTTTGGGGGGCTGCCCCCTGCGCAGGGACCCCGAGCCGGCCGTGGGGGAGGCCCCCGcgtcccccgtgtcccccctggACATGACGCtgcccccccgcgccccccccgGCCCCTTCCTGCACCCCAAGGGAAAG gtCCCATCCGGCCCTTTGGGCGCCCCCCTccccccggggctgcccctggccGGGGGGGTCCCCGTGGGGGTCCCGGTGgccgggggggtcccggggggctcCGAGCTCTTCTCGTGCCCCGTGTGCCACAAGAGCTTCGGGTTCCAGCGGATGCTGAACCGGCACCTCAAGTGCCACAGCGAGGTCAAGCGGCACCGCTGCCCCTACTGCGGGAAGGGCTTCAACGACACCTTCGACCTCAAGCGCCACGTGCGCACCCACACCG GTGTCCGTCCCTACAAGTGCTCGCTCTGTGACAAGGCCTTCACGCAGCGCTGCTCGCTGGAGTCGCACCTGCGCAAGATCCACGGCGTGGCGCAGCGCTACGGCTACAAGGAGCGCCGGGCCAAGCTCTACGTGTGCGAGGAGTGCGGCGGCACCGCCGACAGCCAGGACGCGCACCTGGCGCACCTGCGGCAGCGccacccccacagccccctgctGGCCAAGCTGGCCCGCAAGGCCGCGGCCACGCCCGcgccgcgcccggccccgccccgcgccgccccgccccccTAG
- the LOC118701051 gene encoding pyruvate carboxylase, mitochondrial-like: protein MSTVTPTSKVVGDLAQFMVQNGLSREEVEARADELSFPLSVVEFLQGHIGVPPGGFPEPFRSKVLKDLPRVEGRPGASLPPLDFEALGRELGARHGAPPSPEELLSAALYPKVYDEFRSFRSTFGPVACLGTRLFLEGPTIAEEFEVELERGKTLHIKALALGDLNAAGQREVFFELNGQLRSILVRDTQALKEMHVHPKAEKGAKGQVGAPMPGEVVEVRVKEGTTVAKGDPLCVLSAMKMETVVTAPVGGKVTKVHVRPGLSLEGEDLIAVIE, encoded by the exons ATGTCCACA GTGACGCCCACGTCGAAGGTGGTGGGGGACCTGGCGCAGTTCATGGTGCAGAACGGGCTCTCCCGCGAGGAGGTGGAGGCGCGGGCGGACGAGCTCTCCTTCCCCCTGAGCGTGGTGGaattcctgcagggacacatcGGGGTCCCCCCGGGCGGCTTCCCCGAGCCCTTCCGCTCCAAG GTTCTGAAGGATCTCCCGCGGGTCGAGGGGCGCCCGGGGGCGTCGCTGCCCCCCCTGGATTTCGAGGCGCTGGGCCGGGAGTTGGGGGCGCGGCACGGggccccccccagccccgaggAGCTGCTCTCGGCCGCGCTCTACCCCAAGGTCTACGACGAGTTCCGCTCCTTCCGCAGCACCTTCGGGCCCGTGGCCTGCCTGGGCACCCGCCTCTTCCTCGAGGGGCCCACCATCGCCGAGGAGTTCgag GTGGAGCTGGAGCGGGGTAAAACCCTGCACATCAAGGCGCTGGCGCTCGGCGACCTGAACGCGGCCGGGCAGCGCGAGGTTTTCTTCGAGCTCAACGGGCAGCTGAGATCCATCCTGGTGCGGGACACGCAGGCGCTCAAG GAGATGCACGTGCACCCCAAGGCTGAGAAGGGGGCCAAGGGCCAGGTGGGGGCCCCCATGCCGGGGGAGGTGGTCGAGGTCCGGGTCAAGGAGGGGACAACGGTGGCCAAGGGGGACCCTCTGTGCGTGCTCAGCGCCATGAAAATGGAAACGGTGGTGACGGCGCCCGTGGGAGGCAAAGTCACCAAGGTCCACGTGCGCCccgggctcagcctggagggcGAGGACCTCATCGCCGTCATCGAGTAG
- the LOC118701046 gene encoding ribonuclease H2 subunit C-like, producing MAAPVRVRVPAGASPEPLPVQLLPCRVQHDGPAPVAAFLRARPGPGGDLWASFRGRRLGGRELPLPPGYTGVVLRGGEPGEPPLGDPQAGSVTVTGTFGAITDWGGDTVPPPGRGLARALQWGPLAQALHAPVTADSEEEAEP from the exons ATGGCGGCTCCGGTTCGGGTCCGGGTTCCTGCCGGGGCTTccccggagccgctcccggtccagctcctgccttgccGGGTCCAGCACGACGGACCCGCCCCTGTGGCCGCGTTCCTGagggcgcggcccggcccgggcggcG ATCTCTGGGCCTCGTTCCGGGGGCGCCGTTTGGGGGGTCGGGAGCTGCCGCTGCCCCCCGGCTACACGGGGGTGGTGCTGAGGGGGGGGGAGCCCGGAGAGCCCCCCCTGGGCGACCCCCAG GCCGGGTCGGTGACAGTGACGGGGACGTTCGGGGCCATCACGGACTGGGGGGGTGACACCGTCCCCCCCCCCGGGCGGGGCCTGGCCCGGGCCCTGCAGTGGGGACCCCTGGCCCAGGCC ctccaCGCCCCTGTGACTGCGGACAGCGAGGAGGAGGCGGAACCATGA
- the LOC129047113 gene encoding homeobox protein Hox-D11-like, which yields MAGGGPWARLAAALAPPAPPALRRPRPSLRHQTELLLLLLDSPPCPDGSAGGDDWSSDGSGPDGSGPDGSGSGPGGALLALLAEPSPGPPRSLLLVAALSVLAARGDRSGLAALAALLQRPGGAGGAPAAAAECLRELRRIGAVPGTPLGTPLETPLETPPGTIGTPGTPGRGCPALQPLLLLRAEGAGGEWGTPVWTGRVPVCPSMDWEGPSMDWEGPSVSQYGLGGSQ from the exons ATGGCGGGGGGTGGTCCCTGGGCCCGGCTCGCGGCCGCGCtcgcgccccccgcgccccccgccctgcgccggccccgcccctctTTACGTCATCAG acggagctgctgctgctgctgctcgaTTCCCCGCCGTGCCCGGATGGTTCCGCGGGGGGCGATGATTGGAGCTCCGACGGTTCCGGTCCCGACGGTTCCGGTCCCGACGGCTCCGGTTCGGGTCCcgggggggctctgctggcgCTGCTGGCCGAGCCGTCCCCGGGCCCCCCCCGCTCGCTGCTGCTCGTGGCCGCTCTCTCGGTGCTCGCGGCCCGCGGGGACCGCTCGGGGCTGGCGGCGCTGGCGGCGCTGCTGCAGCgcccggggggcgcggggggggccccggcggcggccgccgAGTGCCTGCGGGAGCTGCGCCGCATCGGGGCCGTGCCCGGGACCCCCCTCGGGACCCCCCTCGAGACCCCCCTCGAGACCCCCCCAGGGACCAtcgggacccccgggacccccggccggggctgccccgcgctgcagccgctgctgctgctgagggcgGAGGGGGCGGGAGGTGAGTGGGGGACACCAGTATGGACTGGGAGggtcccagtgtgtcccagtaTGGACTGGGAAGGTCCCAGTATGGACTGGGAGggtcccagtgtgtcccagtaTGGACTGGGAGGATCCCAGTAG